The Polaribacter sp. MED152 region AAAACTCCTCTAATTTTGGTGATATTTTCTCCAGATTCATGCAGTAAACGAATGGTATCTATTAAAGGTAAACCTGCACCAACATTGGTTTCGTATAAATATTGCTTTTTATATTCTTTTAATTTTGCTCTTACCTCTTTGTAAAACTCAAAAGATAATGTGTTGGCAATTTTATTACAAGAAACTAAATCAAAACCTGCCTCTATTAAAGGTATATAATTACTAACAAAACTTTCACTTGCAGTATTATCAACAGCTATCAAATTTTCTAAATGATGTGTTTTTGCAAATTCTATTATATTTTTTACAGATGCATTTTCATCACCTTGTTTTAATAAATCTTGTTTCCAATTTTTAGAAGCTCCATTTTTAGTTAACAACACTTTTTTAGAATTGGCAACAGCAAAAACATTCAATTGAATTTTACGTCTTTCTAAAACAGATTGAGTGTTTTCTATAATTTGATCTATTAAAGTACCACCAACCAAACCTTTACCAAAAATAGCAATGTTTATTTTTTTGGTAACTCCAAAAACTTGACCATGAATTACATTTACAGCTTTGTACAGTTCTTCTTTCTTTACAACTAAACTTACGTTCTTTCCAGAAACTGTATTGTTAAACAAAAGTGGAACAATTTGGTTTTTAATTAAAGCATTATAAGGATGATGAAATTCGCTTAAATCTTGCCCGATAATAGAAATAACAGCAACTTTATTATTTACTGAAACTTGATTTACATCTTGTAAATTTAAATCATTCTCAAACTCTTTTTCTAAAGCTTCAACAGCCTCTTTGGCTTTGGCAGATTCTATAATTAAACCTATTCCTCTCTCTGATGAACCTTGAGCAATAATACTAACATTGATGTTTTTATCGCTCAAAGTTTTAAAAATTCGAGCATCTATACCTACTTTACCCAATAAACCTCTACCTTCAAAATTAATCAGTGAAACATTATCTATAGTTGATATAGATTTAATTCCTTTTACAGAAGATTCTGATGTTATTAAAGTACCTTGATCATCCTTATTAAATGTATTTAAAATGCGTAGGTTGATATTCTTTTCAAGTAAAGGAATAATGGTTTTAGCATGTAAAATATTAGCGCCAAAATTGGCTAATTCATTTGCTTCTGAATATGATAATTGCGCTATTTTCTTTGCATCAACAACAATATCTGGGTTGGCCGTAAAAATTCCATTTACATGAGTATAATTCTGTAACTCATCCGCATCTAAAAAATTGGCTAATAAAGCTGCTGTATAATTGCTGCCATTTCTTCCTAAAGTAGTTGTTTCTCCTTTTTGATTTGATGAAATAAAACCGGTAACAATATTTAAAGTAGCTTTATTATTTTTATAAAACTGAATCACGTTTTCTTTAGAAATAGCCTGAATAGGTTGTGCATTACCAAAGTTTTCATTGGTAATAATTAAAGCTCTTGCATCTACAGGATTAACAGAAACACCTTCTTTTTCTAATAAACTTGCCAATAATTTTACCGACAATAATTCACCTTGAGCTAGCACCTCATCTTTAATTTTCTGGCTGAAATCTCCCAGTAAAAAAACCCCTTCAAAAATAGTTTCCAACTTTGTAAATTCCTTAGATACATCAACTGAACTGTTAGGTTGTTGCTGGTATTTTTTAAAGTTCAAAAACTCGGTTTTATATTCTTTTTTATTTGCTGCTAAATCTAAAATAGATTCTAATTCGTTGGTAGAATTGCCTCTTGCAGAAGCAACAATTGTAAATTGCTCATTATTCTTATACTTTTCTAAAATAATATCAATCGCATTTTTTAAACCTTTTCCGTTTGCTAAAGATTTGCCTCCAAACTTTATAACTTTCATCTTCTTTTCTTTGTAATCTTTATTAAAAATTGGTTCAATAATTTTTTCTAATTGATTGTATTCTATTAAAAATGCATCATGGCCATGTACTGAGTTAATCTCATTATAAGTCACATTTTCTTTAGTTAAGGCCAATTTTTTATGCGTTTCTCTATTTTCTTCTGCCGTAAAAAACAAATCAGAATCAACACCAATGATGTGAATATTAGCCTCAATTTGATCTAAAATGGAAATATCTTTTTTACCACCAATAGTTACATCAATTGTTTTTAATAACTGATTCATTAATTTATAAGATGATAATTGATAACGTTCTTGCAGTTTTTTTCCATGATGCAACAACCAACTTTCTACGTTAAAAATAGCAGAGTCTTCGTTTTTAGATCTGTGAAATCGTTCTTTAAAAGATTCTGGAGTTCTATAACATAACATTGCATGCATTCTTGCATCATGCACAGGATTACTAGAATTTACCAAGAATTGTTCTTGAATTTGGCAATTTGCTATTAACCAATCTGTAGATTTCCAGTCTGTAGCAATAGGTAAAAAATGTTGTGTTAAATATTTCTTCAAAACAACCATTTCCCAAGCAATTCCACCTCCTAAAGAACCACCAATTAAAGCAAATAATTGTGTTATTTTTAAGGCAGATAAGCCCAATAAAAATATTTTAGCAATATCTCTTGCAATAAAATCTTTGTAATTATCAATTAAAAATTCATCGAAACCATTACCTGGAATATTAAAAGACAAAACAGTATAAACACTAGTATCTATGGCTTTTTCTTTCCCTACAATATCTTGCCACCAACCATTTTTACCTGCAACTTCACTATTACCTGTTAATGCATGATTGATTAAAACCACAGGAGCTGAGCCTAATTCTTTACCAAAAACTTGATAGCTCAAATTTAATTCAGGAATTATTACACCAGCTTCTGTGGTAAAATCTTTTATTTTGATATGTGATAATGGATGTTTCAATTATGGCCTTTTTTAATTTTTCAGGATTTAAATTTCTGAAAAAGCTGCTTTTAAATCTGCTTTTAAATCTTCTATATCTTCTATACCAACAGACAAACGAATTAAATCTTGAGAAACACCTGCTCCTTCTTGAGCAGCTTCATCTAACTGTTGATGCGTGGTACTTGCAGGATGAATAATTAAAGATTTAGTATCACCAATATTTGCTAATAAAGAGAACACTTTTGTTTTATCTGCAATAGTTTTTGCAGCTTCATAACCTCCTTTATGACCAAAAGTTACAATTCCACTTTGACCTTTTGGTAAATATTTCTTAGCCAATTCATTGTACTTGTTACTTTCTAAACCAGGATAATTTACCCAAGCTACTTCCTCTTGTTCCTCTAGCCATTTGGCTAAAGCCAAGGCATTTTCTGAATGCTGTTTAATTCTAACTGGTAAAGTTTCTAATCCTTGAATAATATTAAATGCGTTTGTTGGGCTTAAAGCTCCTCCAAAATCACGCAAACCTTCAAGAATTAATTTAAAAGTATAAGAGGCAGCACCTAAAACTTCGTGGTATTTTAAGCCATGATAACCTGCAGAAGGTTCTGTAAATTCTGGAAATTTACCATTTGCCCAGTTAAAAGTTCCTGCATCAATAATGGCACCACCTAAAGAGGTTCCTTGACCTCCAATATATTTTGTTAAAGAGTGAATTACAATATTTGCTCCGTGTTTAATAGGATTTAATAATGCTGGTGTAGCAACAGTATTATCTACAATAAATGGCACTTCTGCTGCTTTAGAATGCTCTGCAATTGCTTCTAAATCTAAAACGTCTAACTTTGGGTTACCTAAAGATTCTACAAAAAATGCTCTGGTATTTTCTTGAACTGCATCTGCAAAATTATCAGGATTAGAAGCATCTACAAATGTTGTTGTAATTCCAAATCTTGGTAAGGTTACATGTAGTAAATTAAATGTTCCTCCATACAAACTACTTGAAGCTACAATATGATCTCCTGCTTTTAAAAGGGTCAACAATCCTGTTGATATGGCAGATGTTCCAGAAGCAAAAACGACAGCTCCTATTCCGCCTTCTACAGCTGCTAAACGTTCTTGTAAAATTTGGTTTGTTGGGTTGTTTAATCTTGTGTAAATAAAACCTAATTCTGCTAAAGAGAATAAATTTGCTGCATGATCTGAATCATTAAAAACATAAGATGATGTTTGATAGATAGGAACTGCTCTTGCTCCTCCATTAGATTTTACATCATGACCTGCGTGCAACGCATTTGTTGCTAATTTGTGAGTACTCATTTTTCTATTTTTTTGAGTTAATAAATAATTAAAACAAAAGTCAAATGCATCAACTTTAATTGATGTGTTTACCAGAAAAATGTTATTAAGAAAATAGAAAATTCAAGGAATTTGAAAATTCTCTTTTGTTATCTATCCTTTTAAATTAAACAATTTAAAAGAGTAGAATTTAGCACCTTCTTTATTTCTAAAGGGTTGCTAAGGCTTCAATGGGTCTAATCCCTCCACCTTTCTTGATAACATTTCAATAAGTTATTGAACTTTGTGAGTACAAATATTGCAACAGAAAAAGTTAACATCCAAATAAAAAACACTAAAATTTATAAAATGTATCATTTTCACAAAAAATGGATTGATTATTTTTTTAATCCTCAAAAACCAACTTAATATTCTGTTAAAAATGATTTATTGATGATGGCATTGCAAATAATTATAGTTCTAAATTGATTAAATATAAAATTATGACGTATTTTTGCATCATAATTAGAGGAAAAATTTGAACTGATTGCAACCTCATTAAAAAAATGCTAAAGCAGTAATTCTATACTCCTTTTAGCCTCCTGCAATCTTTCTCGAATTTTTTAAATCATATAAAAAAGAAGAGTATTATGTCATATTTATTTACCTCAGAAAGCGTTTCTGAAGGACATCCAGATAAAGTTGCAGACCAAATATCAGATGCTTTAATCGATAATTTTTTAGCATTTGATAAATCTAGTAAAGTAGCTTGTGAAACCTTAGTTACTACTGGGCAAGTTATATTAGCAGGTGAAGTAAAATCGAACACTTATTTAGATGTTCAACAAATTGCAAGAGATGTAATCAATAAAATTGGTTACACAAAAAGCGAGTATATGTTTGATGGAAATTCTTGTGGTGTTTTATCCGCAATTCATGAACAATCTCCAGATATTAATCAAGGTGTAGACAGATCTAAACCAGAAGAGCAAGGTGCAGGAGACCAAGGTATGATGTTTGGTTACGCTACTGATGAAACTGAAAACTACATGCCTCTAGCTCTAGAATTATCTCATAGACTGTTAACAGAATTGGCAGAAATTAGAAGAGAAAATTCAGACATAACCTATTTAAGACCAGATGCAAAAAGTCAGGTAACTATTGAATATTCAGATGATAATGTACCTCAAAGAATAGATGCTATTGTAATTTCTACGCAGCATGACGATTTTGATGCATCTGAAGAAGTAATGTTATCAAAAATTAAAAAAGATATTGTAGAAATTTTGATTCCGAGAGTAATTGCAAAATTACCAGAACATATTCAAAAATTATTTACAGATGATATTACCTATCACATAAATCCTACTGGAATATTTGTTATTGGTGGTCCTCATGGAGATACTGGTTTAACTGGTCGTAAAATTATAGTAGATACTTATGGAGGAAAAGGCGCTCATGGTGGAGGTGCTTTTTCAGGTAAAGACCCTAGTAAAGTAGATAGGTCTGGAGCTTATGCTACAAGACATATTGCTAAAAATTTAGTAGCTGCAGGTTTATGTAAAGAAGTTTTAGTACAGGTTTCTTACGCAATTGGAGTTGCAAAACCAACCAGTATTAATGTAGAAACGTATGGAACTTCTACAGTAGATTTATCTGATGGAGAAATCAGTAAAAAAGTAGAAGAAATTTTTGACATGCGTCCTTATTTTATTGAAAAGCGTTTAAAGTTAAGAACTCCTATTTATTCTGATACTGCTGCATATGGACATATGGGTAGAAATCCTGAAGTAAAAACAGTAACTTTCTCAAATCCTATGGGAGAAACTGTATCTGAAGAAGTAGAAACTTTTACTTGGGAAAAATTAGATTATGTAGATAAAGTTAAAGAAGCATTTAATTTATAAATGTTAAATCCATCAAGTTCAAAGGCTCTCAATTTTATAAATTGAGAGCTTTTTTTTGGTTAAAATTTACAAACTGTCTTTAACATTTATTTAAGAGTTCGTCCTTTATGGTTTGCGTAATTTCGAAAACAATTCAAATTAAACATAATCATGACAAAAAAAGTATTCTCGCAATTGGTTCTAATTGCACTTGTTTTTGGCTTTTCTGTAGATGCAAATGCACAGATTTGGAAAAGAAAAAAGAAGGAAGAACCTAAAAAAGTTGCTCCAAAGCCTAGGCCAAAACCTAAAAAAGGAGCCATTCAACCTTATTCTAAGGTAGTAACAAAAGATATGAAAACAGACGAAGGTTTATTTCATGTACATTCAAAAGACAACACTTTCTTATTCGAAATTCCAGATTCTTTAATGGAAAGAGAAATGCTAATGGTAACACGTATTGCAAAAACTGCAAGTGGCATTGGTTTTGGTGGTGGTAAAGCAAATACACAAGTTTTACGCTGGCAAAGAAAAGACAAAAAGGTTTTACTTAGAGTTGTATCTCACAATGTTGTTGCAGACACAATTTTACCTGTTCATGAAGCAGTTGTAAATTCTAACTTTGAGCCTATTTTATACACGTTTCCTATTAAAGCGTTTAATAAAGACACTACTGGTGTAGTTATTGATGCTACAAAATTGTTAACTGAAGATATTAAACCTTTAGGTTTTCCTCAATTTTACAGAACAAGATACAGAGTTACAAGATTAGATAAATCTCGTTCTTACACAGAAAGGGTAAGTAGTTATCCTCAAAACATAGAGTTTAGACATGTAAAAACTTATTTTGCATCTAGACCACCATCTAATGGTAGTGTAGGTTCTATTTCTTTAGAAATGAGCAACTCTATGATTTTATTACCAAAAGTACCTATGAAACGTAGATACTTTGATGAAAGAGTAGGTTGGTTTGCAAGAGGTCAAACAGACTACGGTTTGGCTGATCAAAAAAGTAAAACTGTACAATATTTAGACAGATGGAGATTGGAGGTTAAAGATGAAGATATTGAAAAGTTTAAAAGAGGTGAATTAGTAGAGCCTAAAAAACAAATTGTTTATTATGTAGATAGAGCTACACCAAAAGAATGGGTGCCATACATTAAACAAGGTATTGAAGATTGGCAAGTTGCTTTTGAAGCAGCTGGATTTAAAAATGCAATTATTGCAAAAGATCCACCTAGTAAAGAAGAAGATCCAGATTGGAGCCCAGAAGATGTTCGTTATTCTGTTGTAAGATATTTAGCATCTCCTATTCCAAATGCTAATGGTCCTCACGTTAGTGACCCAAGATCTGGAGAAATTTTAGAATCTGATATTAACTGGTATCACAATGTAATGACCTTATTACATAACTGGTACTTTATTCAAACAGCGGCTATAAACGAAGAAGCTAGAAGTAATAGCTTCAAAACAGAAATTATGGGACGTTTGGTACAATTTGTATCTTCTCATGAAGTTGGTCATACATTAGGTTTACCACACAACATGGGTAGTTCTGTAGCTTATCCTGTAGATTCTTTACGTTCATCTACGTTTACTGATAAATATGGTACAGCACCTTCTATTATGGATTATGCTCGTTTTAACTATGTTGCTCAACCAGAAGATAAAGGTGTTGCTTTAATGCCAAACATTGGTGTTTACGATAAGTACGCAATTTCTTGGGGTTATAGACCAATTTTAGACAAAGATGCAAAAGCTGAAAAAGAAACTTTAGATGCTTGGATTATGAAACATGCTGGAGACCCAATGTATAGATTTGGTCATCAACAAGCAGGTGGAGTTGTAGACCCTAGTTCTCAAACAGAAGATTTAGGAGATAATGCAATGAAAGCATCTATGTATGGTATTAAGAACTTAAAAAGAATTTTACCTAACTTAGAAAAATGGACATCTGAAAAAGGTGAAAATTATGATGAGTTATCTACAATGTATGGTCAGTTATTAGGTCAGTTCAACAGATACATGGGTCATGTTTCTGCAAATGTTGGTGGTGTTTATGAATACTACAAAACATCAGATCAAGAAGGAGCTGTTTATACACATGTAGATAAAGCAACTCAAAAAGAGGCTTTAGACTTTGTTATTGATAATCTTTTTGAAACACCAACTTGGATGTTAGATGAAAATATTTTTAGCAAAATAGAGTTTTCTGGAGCTGTTGAAAGAGTTCGTGGTTTACAAGCTAGAACTTTAAATAACATTTTAGATGCTGGTAGAATGGCTAGAATGATTGAAAATGAAACTTTAAATGGTAGCAAAGCTTATACACTTGTTAACATGATGAGTGATTTAAGAAAAGGAGTTTGGACAGAATTATATAATGGCGCTTCTATAGATACTTACAGAAGAAACTTACAAAGAGCTCATTTAGATCGTTTAAATTTCTTATTAAATGAAGCTAAAAACCAAAGAGGTTTTAATAGTGGATACTTAAAAAGAAGTGGAATTAACATTAATCAATCTGACGTAAAATCAGTTGCAAGAGGAGAATTAAAGAGAATTCAACGAGATGCAAGAGCTGCAGCTTCTAGAGGAAATACTTTAAGACGTTACCACTTACAAGATGTTGTTGATAGAATTGATATGATTTTAGATCCTAAATAATCTAAAAATTAGATAAAGAAAACCTCGCAAATGCGAGGTTTTTTTATGCTTAAAAAAATATTACTTACATTCAAATGTGCTGAATTCCTTGGGCTATAAAATCTAATTGCCCTTGATAAATGGTTTTAAATCTATATTAAAAAGAAACGAAAATATGGTATACAGACTTTAAACTATATAGCTTCATTTTTGGCTTGGTTTTTGAAGTTAAAATTAAAATTTACAGAATATGAAAAAAGCATTTTTATTTTATCTATTCTTACTCTTTTTAAGTGGAAATAGTTTTTCTCAAAATGGAGAAATAGTTTTTCAGATAATAGATAAAAAATATGAATCTCCAATTTCTTATGCAACGATTATTCTACAAAAATTAAATAGAGGAACGCATGCAGACATCGATGGTTATTTTAGAATTCCTGAGTTGTATTTTGAAGATGAATCAATTAAGATTTCTTCTATTGGATACAATACTCAAGTATTAAAACTATCTAATTTCAAAAAAAATAGCATTAATAAAATATATTTAATTCCCTTCATAAATCAACTTGATGAAATATTAATTGTTACACGAAAAAATAAAGAAAGACAAAAACCTTTAAGTGCTGAACAAATTGTAAGAAATGCAATAAATAATATTCCAAAAAATTATCCTATGGAACCTCATTCATATATAGGATATTACAGAGACTATCAACAGCCAACAAACACAAATTATAAAAAGGTAAACAAACTTAAAAAAAACCCCAATTATATTAATTTACACGAGAGCATTGTACAATCTTTTGATCAAGGTTTCCAAACAAATAAACTAATACATAAAGAAAACCAAAGTATACTGTATAAGTATAAAGTAAATAATAACTTCTTAAAAGACTCATTATTAAAAATTCCTTATGACAATAAAGAGAATAAGTTTTCAAAAAATGTTTCTATAACTCCTTTAGGAGGTAATGAACTGAATATTCTAAATATTACAAATTCTATAAGGAATTATAATACTCAATCTGTTTCGTTTATAAACACCTTAAATAAAAACTTTACGGCTAATCATTCTTTTCAAATAGATAGCAAAAAAAATATGAATGGAGTTTATCTTTATGAAATTTCATTTAAATCTATAAAAGAAAAAACAGATTTTAATCACTATGCAAAGGGAAAGATTTACATTTCTAAAAATGACTTTTCAATTTATAAATTAAACTATAATTTATATAATTTAACCTCTGAAAACCCACAGTATTCTTTGCTTCTAGAATATTTACCCAAAGGTGATAAAATGTTTTTAAATTATATGATGTTCAATAATAAGTTTACAGTTAAAAATCCTGATTTTTTAACACTAGAAACTATAAGTTATAATGTTGAAGCATTAAAAACTAGCTTATTTCTTAATCAACTAGGTTCGGACAAATCTGAAAAATCATTTTCTAAAAATATTAATAACGAAGCAAAAATAAACTTAATCTTTAATAAACCTTTATTAAAAAACTCTATAAAACCATTATCAAGAAATATCAAAGTATATTACAAAAACAAGAAATTAAAAACGTTAGACTATAATATTGAAAAAAGTTCTCCAAAAACTATTACTTTAATATTAAAAACAAGACAACTAGCAAAAATAGGGCTCTCAGATGAAGTAATAGAGAAGAAA contains the following coding sequences:
- the metK gene encoding methionine adenosyltransferase, encoding MSYLFTSESVSEGHPDKVADQISDALIDNFLAFDKSSKVACETLVTTGQVILAGEVKSNTYLDVQQIARDVINKIGYTKSEYMFDGNSCGVLSAIHEQSPDINQGVDRSKPEEQGAGDQGMMFGYATDETENYMPLALELSHRLLTELAEIRRENSDITYLRPDAKSQVTIEYSDDNVPQRIDAIVISTQHDDFDASEEVMLSKIKKDIVEILIPRVIAKLPEHIQKLFTDDITYHINPTGIFVIGGPHGDTGLTGRKIIVDTYGGKGAHGGGAFSGKDPSKVDRSGAYATRHIAKNLVAAGLCKEVLVQVSYAIGVAKPTSINVETYGTSTVDLSDGEISKKVEEIFDMRPYFIEKRLKLRTPIYSDTAAYGHMGRNPEVKTVTFSNPMGETVSEEVETFTWEKLDYVDKVKEAFNL
- a CDS encoding O-acetylhomoserine aminocarboxypropyltransferase/cysteine synthase family protein, whose protein sequence is MSTHKLATNALHAGHDVKSNGGARAVPIYQTSSYVFNDSDHAANLFSLAELGFIYTRLNNPTNQILQERLAAVEGGIGAVVFASGTSAISTGLLTLLKAGDHIVASSSLYGGTFNLLHVTLPRFGITTTFVDASNPDNFADAVQENTRAFFVESLGNPKLDVLDLEAIAEHSKAAEVPFIVDNTVATPALLNPIKHGANIVIHSLTKYIGGQGTSLGGAIIDAGTFNWANGKFPEFTEPSAGYHGLKYHEVLGAASYTFKLILEGLRDFGGALSPTNAFNIIQGLETLPVRIKQHSENALALAKWLEEQEEVAWVNYPGLESNKYNELAKKYLPKGQSGIVTFGHKGGYEAAKTIADKTKVFSLLANIGDTKSLIIHPASTTHQQLDEAAQEGAGVSQDLIRLSVGIEDIEDLKADLKAAFSEI
- a CDS encoding zinc-dependent metalloprotease produces the protein MTKKVFSQLVLIALVFGFSVDANAQIWKRKKKEEPKKVAPKPRPKPKKGAIQPYSKVVTKDMKTDEGLFHVHSKDNTFLFEIPDSLMEREMLMVTRIAKTASGIGFGGGKANTQVLRWQRKDKKVLLRVVSHNVVADTILPVHEAVVNSNFEPILYTFPIKAFNKDTTGVVIDATKLLTEDIKPLGFPQFYRTRYRVTRLDKSRSYTERVSSYPQNIEFRHVKTYFASRPPSNGSVGSISLEMSNSMILLPKVPMKRRYFDERVGWFARGQTDYGLADQKSKTVQYLDRWRLEVKDEDIEKFKRGELVEPKKQIVYYVDRATPKEWVPYIKQGIEDWQVAFEAAGFKNAIIAKDPPSKEEDPDWSPEDVRYSVVRYLASPIPNANGPHVSDPRSGEILESDINWYHNVMTLLHNWYFIQTAAINEEARSNSFKTEIMGRLVQFVSSHEVGHTLGLPHNMGSSVAYPVDSLRSSTFTDKYGTAPSIMDYARFNYVAQPEDKGVALMPNIGVYDKYAISWGYRPILDKDAKAEKETLDAWIMKHAGDPMYRFGHQQAGGVVDPSSQTEDLGDNAMKASMYGIKNLKRILPNLEKWTSEKGENYDELSTMYGQLLGQFNRYMGHVSANVGGVYEYYKTSDQEGAVYTHVDKATQKEALDFVIDNLFETPTWMLDENIFSKIEFSGAVERVRGLQARTLNNILDAGRMARMIENETLNGSKAYTLVNMMSDLRKGVWTELYNGASIDTYRRNLQRAHLDRLNFLLNEAKNQRGFNSGYLKRSGININQSDVKSVARGELKRIQRDARAAASRGNTLRRYHLQDVVDRIDMILDPK
- a CDS encoding carboxypeptidase-like regulatory domain-containing protein yields the protein MKKAFLFYLFLLFLSGNSFSQNGEIVFQIIDKKYESPISYATIILQKLNRGTHADIDGYFRIPELYFEDESIKISSIGYNTQVLKLSNFKKNSINKIYLIPFINQLDEILIVTRKNKERQKPLSAEQIVRNAINNIPKNYPMEPHSYIGYYRDYQQPTNTNYKKVNKLKKNPNYINLHESIVQSFDQGFQTNKLIHKENQSILYKYKVNNNFLKDSLLKIPYDNKENKFSKNVSITPLGGNELNILNITNSIRNYNTQSVSFINTLNKNFTANHSFQIDSKKNMNGVYLYEISFKSIKEKTDFNHYAKGKIYISKNDFSIYKLNYNLYNLTSENPQYSLLLEYLPKGDKMFLNYMMFNNKFTVKNPDFLTLETISYNVEALKTSLFLNQLGSDKSEKSFSKNINNEAKINLIFNKPLLKNSIKPLSRNIKVYYKNKKLKTLDYNIEKSSPKTITLILKTRQLAKIGLSDEVIEKKEFTKNLRFEIKNIESKDGLIINKPINFEFYQYREFFVQEVFQNKSLPKTKSFVDKNSPLSNSTQNAMDYKDQYWLNSPLKKIN
- the thrA gene encoding bifunctional aspartate kinase/homoserine dehydrogenase I, whose translation is MKHPLSHIKIKDFTTEAGVIIPELNLSYQVFGKELGSAPVVLINHALTGNSEVAGKNGWWQDIVGKEKAIDTSVYTVLSFNIPGNGFDEFLIDNYKDFIARDIAKIFLLGLSALKITQLFALIGGSLGGGIAWEMVVLKKYLTQHFLPIATDWKSTDWLIANCQIQEQFLVNSSNPVHDARMHAMLCYRTPESFKERFHRSKNEDSAIFNVESWLLHHGKKLQERYQLSSYKLMNQLLKTIDVTIGGKKDISILDQIEANIHIIGVDSDLFFTAEENRETHKKLALTKENVTYNEINSVHGHDAFLIEYNQLEKIIEPIFNKDYKEKKMKVIKFGGKSLANGKGLKNAIDIILEKYKNNEQFTIVASARGNSTNELESILDLAANKKEYKTEFLNFKKYQQQPNSSVDVSKEFTKLETIFEGVFLLGDFSQKIKDEVLAQGELLSVKLLASLLEKEGVSVNPVDARALIITNENFGNAQPIQAISKENVIQFYKNNKATLNIVTGFISSNQKGETTTLGRNGSNYTAALLANFLDADELQNYTHVNGIFTANPDIVVDAKKIAQLSYSEANELANFGANILHAKTIIPLLEKNINLRILNTFNKDDQGTLITSESSVKGIKSISTIDNVSLINFEGRGLLGKVGIDARIFKTLSDKNINVSIIAQGSSERGIGLIIESAKAKEAVEALEKEFENDLNLQDVNQVSVNNKVAVISIIGQDLSEFHHPYNALIKNQIVPLLFNNTVSGKNVSLVVKKEELYKAVNVIHGQVFGVTKKINIAIFGKGLVGGTLIDQIIENTQSVLERRKIQLNVFAVANSKKVLLTKNGASKNWKQDLLKQGDENASVKNIIEFAKTHHLENLIAVDNTASESFVSNYIPLIEAGFDLVSCNKIANTLSFEFYKEVRAKLKEYKKQYLYETNVGAGLPLIDTIRLLHESGENITKIRGVFSGSLSYLFNNFSEQDVPFSQVLQEAIDKGFTEPDPREDLGGNDVARKLLILARELDLENELDEVIIKNLIPENLREGSSEEFLNQLEALNEDYQAIKDNQEKHHVLRYIGELSGDLSKEKGNLEVKLVSTPTSTPLGSLKGSDAIFEIYTESYGEQPIVIQGAGAGASVTARGVFGDILRLAKHNN